From one Leptospiraceae bacterium genomic stretch:
- a CDS encoding serine hydrolase — protein sequence MKLSLRLSYSNHLLVAIVFFLLLAITSVYPQTNLGFKKSQKETVEINELEVFADRFFKEKNLNANHALVVLVKDKKTFFKTYPEHSQSFSELTRFNSKAFDEIFTALSLLQLQEAEKINLRGDIANYKWKYDRNFKQNILIENLLTHTSGIQENIIYSNPERKREPDFNKNTSLVRFSEPNEFISYSADDLVILHTILQDAAGKSREEYIRESILAKLNLENSVFENAELLVTGKDLEKIIPIFLNAEDLALKGILKKETWNEIFQEKLRMEDKLPGTVIGFFEHYENNTWGYSRVNESNDHTEKFVFFPDKNSAIYLYTNSYNPILRREIVSEFLDTFFPVEKKKVKRDKSPGYDEYLQNFEGEYAAVQISKHTISKFRTYNTSIRIKKENKMLILESDRMDPYGDLEGRLEFIEIDPFLFRCLDREAYISFKMNEAGNVEYLLSGSGQHGAYRKLPLFETKTFHENLGIFFLSFYSIMLLLLVVEFPYAFAKKIAYVPNRMRRNVHILLWLETILGLILFGSFYFFVDHYRLMDTHDYILQLTPYDYTIFSLPFAFILGISAFTYYALKSLIERGLHLYRQIQSVLFLLVSFAFIYWMSFWNLLSFGF from the coding sequence ATGAAATTAAGTTTGCGACTATCTTACTCCAATCATCTTCTAGTGGCTATTGTTTTTTTTCTGCTACTAGCGATAACTTCTGTTTATCCTCAAACTAATTTAGGTTTTAAGAAATCGCAGAAAGAGACGGTGGAAATAAATGAACTTGAAGTGTTCGCGGATAGGTTTTTCAAAGAAAAGAACTTGAATGCAAACCATGCGTTAGTTGTCTTAGTAAAAGATAAAAAAACTTTTTTTAAAACATACCCAGAGCATTCCCAATCTTTTTCGGAATTAACTCGTTTCAATTCAAAAGCATTTGATGAAATATTTACAGCTCTATCTTTATTGCAATTACAGGAAGCTGAAAAGATAAATCTTCGTGGTGACATTGCCAATTATAAATGGAAGTATGATCGAAATTTTAAACAGAACATTCTAATTGAAAATTTATTAACACATACATCAGGAATACAAGAAAATATAATTTATTCCAATCCAGAAAGAAAACGAGAGCCTGATTTTAATAAGAACACATCGCTCGTTCGATTTAGTGAGCCAAATGAATTTATTAGTTACAGCGCGGATGATTTGGTTATTCTTCATACAATATTACAGGATGCCGCGGGAAAGAGCAGGGAAGAATACATTCGAGAATCTATACTAGCAAAGTTAAATCTAGAAAATTCTGTTTTTGAAAATGCAGAGTTATTGGTAACTGGCAAAGATCTAGAAAAGATTATACCAATTTTTTTAAATGCAGAAGATTTAGCACTAAAAGGTATCCTTAAAAAAGAAACATGGAACGAAATCTTTCAAGAAAAATTACGTATGGAAGACAAACTACCTGGAACAGTCATTGGTTTTTTTGAACACTACGAGAATAATACTTGGGGCTATTCAAGAGTAAACGAAAGCAATGATCACACAGAGAAGTTTGTTTTTTTTCCTGATAAAAATTCCGCGATATATCTATATACTAATTCTTACAATCCAATCTTAAGAAGAGAAATTGTTTCTGAATTCTTAGATACTTTTTTCCCGGTAGAAAAAAAGAAAGTCAAACGCGATAAAAGTCCGGGTTATGATGAGTATCTGCAAAATTTTGAAGGCGAGTATGCTGCTGTTCAGATTTCTAAACATACAATCTCTAAGTTTAGAACTTATAACACTTCTATTCGTATTAAAAAAGAAAACAAAATGTTAATTTTAGAATCCGATAGAATGGATCCTTATGGAGACTTGGAAGGAAGATTGGAGTTTATAGAAATAGATCCATTTCTATTTCGCTGTCTGGATAGAGAAGCCTATATCTCTTTTAAAATGAATGAAGCGGGTAATGTAGAGTATTTGCTTTCAGGCTCTGGTCAACACGGGGCTTATCGAAAGTTGCCGCTTTTTGAAACAAAGACCTTTCATGAGAATCTAGGAATATTCTTTTTAAGCTTTTATTCTATTATGCTCTTGTTGTTGGTGGTAGAATTTCCCTATGCATTTGCTAAAAAAATTGCCTACGTTCCAAATCGAATGAGACGAAATGTGCATATTCTTCTTTGGTTAGAAACGATTCTCGGCCTAATTCTATTTGGTAGTTTTTATTTCTTTGTAGATCATTATAGGTTAATGGATACTCATGATTATATTCTACAACTGACTCCATATGATTATACCATCTTTAGTCTTCCGTTTGCCTTTATCCTCGGTATCAGCGCATTTACCTATTATGCGCTCAAGTCCCTCATCGAAAGAGGCTTACATCTATACCGACAAATTCAATCTGTATTGTTTTTACTAGTCTCTTTTGCTTTTATTTATTGGATGAGTTTCTGGAATTTACTCAGCTTTGGATTTTGA